Genomic window (Vigna radiata var. radiata cultivar VC1973A chromosome 1, Vradiata_ver6, whole genome shotgun sequence):
AAGATCTTGATGAACACTAACTTCATCATTTGTTTTGCCTTTAATATTCAACAATATGTCAATCAAACTATCATATACATTGTTTTTCATATGCATAACATCAACATCAAGATGACACTAATACAAAAGGTCAAAGTCTTCTTccatatattttgattatatcaACTTTTTTAGTCTTTTCAATGTTGATGTCTTCCACTCATTCATAAAATTGCCACCAATTAAACAAACTTTGGTATTTTCTCCTTCTAATAACCattaaaggttttttttttcaatcaagaTGACACCAATACAGAAGATCAATGCATACGTAAgcaattttttatgttaattataattgtCTTATTTCCATGTTTCAACTGCACATAAATTGCTTCTTATTTATAGATGAACAAGCATAACTATCCTTACCACTAGACTCACTCAAGttctcatatattaaaaaaagtaatttataatatagaatAACATTACATGTAATTTGGAAATATCATGCTAATACCAATTGAACACTTAAAGTCTTTCCTTTAAAAAGCCTTAAGATATCTATCAAGAGACTTAAATAAAGGTTTATCATTCTCGAGTTGTCTAAGACTTGGAATCatcatatataatatgatatatttatgTTTCATGTTCAACTAAGGTGAAAGATTGcaaatggaaaacaaaactATGTACGAATTTGTGTTAAtgtttaaattacaaaatagatTCATCTAGTCAATAGTAAGgtcttttgaaaaagaaaatttatttacttGCATTGAGGAGAATCAACAAGATGTTAAAGTTGTTCATtgccattttttcttcttcctttgcacagaattttgaattttggcATTATGTTCACTAGAAAAGAGTTACTTCAACATTTGAATTAATGTTAAACTTTTGATGGAGGGCCCTTGTTTCATTATCTTAgcatttatttccatttttcatgGACATTTGTCCAAAGATTTATGcaattaatatgaaaaacatgtattctttttatttcaaattcataTAATCTAGCAAAGTGTTATAATTCTATAGCATCTCTTAAAAAAGTTTTAGTAAATCAATGAAACTTTTATCACTCCACCCATATTTTGCCTTCTATTcaattcaaattcataaatcAAGTGACAACTATGTGAATCTTGTGCACTAAGGAGAATCATGCATGTTGAGATTTTGCCTTGTTATTGAAACTACTCACACTCATGTGTATATCTAAGGAACATTGTGTTGTTATGCAGACTAGGTTGAAGTTTCTAGGTGTTGGAAAAACTGTTTCTCAACTTCGACAACAATTCAAGAAACAACAACCTCATTGTACTTACCAAAAAAAAGTCTACTGTCTCACCTATATTTAGGAGAGCAAAACAGCACAATTTATATAGGAGAATTCAAACTTTAGACAAGTGATAATTATTTGAATGCAAACAACTGGGAATTTCAGAAGCCAAAGTTGCTTCTAAATCATAATATGCAATACAAGATATCTACCTCATTGCTATGCCACTCAGACAACATCACTCAATTGAAAACTCATACAACATCGTGTGTCTATACTTCTCTCCCGGACGAACCACAACAGATGGAAAATTTGGTTGGTTTATAGCATTAGGGAATCCTTGTGTCTCCAGACATAACCCTGCATGTTTTTCATATATGGCACCTCCTTTTCCTTTAACACCATTAACATAGTTTCCAGTGTAAAATTGCACACCAGGGGCAGTTGTCCACAAGTTAAGTACTCTTGAACTTGATGGATCCCTCACTTTTGCAACATGCCTCAAACCATCTTTCTCTTCTCCACAATCCAGCACAAAATTGTGGTCATATCCCAATCCAACTTCACTAATATTGTTCCCTATTCTTTTCTCAGATGTAAAATCAAAAGGGGTACCCTTCACTGCCATGATTTCACCTGTTGGCACAGTATTCTCATCTACAGGAGTGATATTATTAGCCCATATCTGAATTGAATGGTCAAGTACATTCCCTGAGTTGTGACCAGCTAAGTTCCAGTAGGTGTGCTGAGCTAAGTTAATTATGGTGGGTTTGTCCTTTGGCACTCCTTCCATGTCAAGCCTTAGAGTTGTGTTTGAGGTGAGCGTGTATGTGGCTGTAACAGTGATATCCCCAGGATAACCTTGTACAACAGAAAACAATAGCagaatgaaggaaaaaatgaaGAGCATAATGTGCTTGAAAgtgaggaagaaagagagaacagACACTACCTTCTTCTCCATCCTGACTGTGATACTTAAAAGTGATTGAAGGAGTTTCTCCTTTTTTATGTTCAACTACCTCCCATACCCTCTTATCAAACCCAACATTTCCACCTGAAATTTGGATAGTGGAGAATATGTCATGAAAACAGCAAACAAGatttatgcattttttaatttctatattaacAAAACTCTTGAGACTTgtgttatttcaaaataaaagtccTTTTGCAGAATCATGTTATCAGTTAAAACAGCACAAAATAAGATCTATCCATCATTATATAGTCCGTTTTTGCTTGACAAAACCTTTATTTTCAAAGCCAGTTTTCAATGGAATTGAGGAAATAGACAGTGATCAACACAAACATTCCATGATCGTACTTCAGATGGCAAAAAGCTTTCTTTTATTAACTTGAATCATAACAAATGGACAGAAAAATCTGAAAGGATTAGTCTAACTACACAATGCACAATTGGAGATTTCACAAATGAAGAGTGTGAAAACACAGAATTGATACCATGGAGACTGTTTGGGGGTTTGTTCAGAGGCAAAGAGTACTGAACTCCATCAAGTGTAAACTTGCCATCCTTGATTCGGTTTGCAACCCGACCCACAATGCAGCCAAAATATGGAGAAAGACCTTTCTGCTTGCAAGCAACATAATTCAAATCAATCATAAATACACGAAGCTAGGAAAGCTAATCTTGAATTATATGAGAGTACACTAAATGTGTAAAGGTTTTTAATATTGTCATCAACCACATACTGTCATAAGTGGTAAAAGTGTTAGGTTTTACAAGCATTGTACTTCAATAGTATGAGGTgtcttaaaatttgaatttgagtttAGCTCTAAATCAACCTCAAAATTTAACCAATGAGGAATCTCTAATACT
Coding sequences:
- the LOC106765076 gene encoding aldose 1-epimerase: MLCWICSYIRVVIQSHHFSHLHTLFLSLSSIPMADQSPKPETFELSNGSMKILLTNLGCTIISLSVPGKDGVLSDVVLGLDSVESYEKGLSPYFGCIVGRVANRIKDGKFTLDGVQYSLPLNKPPNSLHGGNVGFDKRVWEVVEHKKGETPSITFKYHSQDGEEGYPGDITVTATYTLTSNTTLRLDMEGVPKDKPTIINLAQHTYWNLAGHNSGNVLDHSIQIWANNITPVDENTVPTGEIMAVKGTPFDFTSEKRIGNNISEVGLGYDHNFVLDCGEEKDGLRHVAKVRDPSSSRVLNLWTTAPGVQFYTGNYVNGVKGKGGAIYEKHAGLCLETQGFPNAINQPNFPSVVVRPGEKYRHTMLYEFSIE